From Cucumis melo cultivar AY chromosome 1, USDA_Cmelo_AY_1.0, whole genome shotgun sequence, a single genomic window includes:
- the LOC103500789 gene encoding GATA transcription factor 9-like: MEVNKFLIGGYFDGGVGEFSQEMTKAAEHFTIDDLLDFSNEDTIMTDGCFDNVAGSSTDSSTITAVDSCNSSVSGGDHHHFHGNIGSRSFDESQFSGDLCVPCDDLAELEWLSNFVEDSFSTEGKDLQVLNYLSNSHSISKPQTPETSSSSALPPSVSIPSDSSNNSPRFPAETPLPCKARSKRSRTAPCDWTTRLLHLLSPADPKPPKSSSSKKKDAPNGDSSGRKCLHCQAEKTPQWRTGPMGPKTLCNACGVRYKSGRLVPEYRPAASPTFISAKHSNSHRKVLELRRQKELQIAQQQQFVNQSAIFGVTNGCDEYLISHHTGPSVRHMIWRMLV; this comes from the exons ATGGAGGTGAACAAATTTCTGATCGGTGGATATTTCGATGGTGGTGTGGGAGAGTTTTCGCAGGAGATGACGAAGGCTGCGGAGCATTTCACCATTGATGACCTACTTGACTTTTCTAATGAAGATACGATAATGACAGACGGTTGCTTCGATAACGTGGCGGGAAGTTCGACGGATTCCTCAACCATTACTGCAGTTGATAGCTGTAATTCCTCTGTCTCTGGTGGTGATCATCATCATTTCCATGGAAATATCGGCTCTCGGAGTTTCGACGAGTCTCAATTCTCCGGAGACCTTTGCGTTCCG TGCGATGATTTAGCGGAACTCGAATGGCTCTCGAACTTCGTTGAAGATTCATTCTCCACGGAAGGGAAAGATCTTCAAGTGCTTAATTACCTCTCTAATAGTCATTCAATTTCCAAACCTCAAACTCCAGAAACTTCATCTTCCTCGGCATTACCGCCTTCCGTATCAATTCCCTCCGATTCCTCGAATAATTCGCCGCGTTTCCCAGCCGAAACGCCGCTCCCTTGCAAAGCTCGAAGCAAGCGATCGCGAACCGCTCCTTGTGACTGGACCACACGCCTCCTCCATCTCCTCTCTCCAGCCGATCCTAAACCGCCGAAATCATCTTcgtcgaagaagaaagatgctCCGAACGGAGATTCCTCCGGCCGTAAATGCCTGCATTGTCAGGCGGAGAAGACTCCTCAATGGCGAACTGGACCTATGGGTCCTAAAACACTCTGCAACGCTTGTGGCGTCCGGTACAAGTCCGGACGGTTAGTCCCGGAGTATCGACCGGCAGCGAGTCCGACGTTCATATCGGCGAAACACTCGAATTCTCACAGGAAAGTTCTGGAGCTCAGAAGGCAGAAGGAGCTTCAAATTGCGCAACAGCAACAATTCGTAAATCAGAGTGCAATTTTCGGAGTAACGAACGGTTGTGATGAGTACCTGATTTCTCATCACACGGGCCCCAGTGTTAGGCATATGATCTGGCGAATGCTAGTGTAG